One Pecten maximus chromosome 7, xPecMax1.1, whole genome shotgun sequence genomic window carries:
- the LOC117331653 gene encoding histone-lysine N-methyltransferase SUV39H2-like, whose product MLDIDMEVEIKDAQVACLSGIIDLQKTCQQEKLRFSPETNQYLLYQTLRKLGPYVAQKLVSKLVERGEITWEEDEDWEVEQILDHTVDEGTDYYLIKWKNWSHAHNSWEPKDNLECADLLEEFHSEGRRIMAKRKLIDLDNVGYDSKRTRVDEIFRKLEPIRKTLSPLQLLSLSSPKKGGKLPLFKGLITSNGQKLPKLHTPGFRQLNPRTKFYKQKKDEVRKALKEWETKLNKINNDPSPIFVENEVDLEGPPENFEYINDYKPGEGIDIPDDPIIGCECEDCVECKKKCCPSAFGSEFAYYKYKRLRIARGTPIYECNKRCKCGPECPNRVVQQGRKFKLCVFRTSNGRGWGVKTLQKIKKGSFVVEYVGEVITNEEAERRGRYYDAVGRTYLFDLDYNDGDCPFTVDAGYYGNVSHFINHCCDPNLEVFGVWINALDPRLPRIALFSRRDIARGEELTFDYMMTGDTTNQAPTLEDVEKSIAAGLMGPIMLTDPSKDDSLTCEKDTNEADSGNVLEAVAMDTPPETPISGQGDTDDDTMVEDSSKKIDSPRKSPRKLPSETKSPLKMKMSPHTISSPSKLSQTADLPSTSLQIGGDTQSEAILPEKNPSTIQHLNNVLGAEGDAEPSAKLLPKSITDQYRIVCQCGAKNCRKYLF is encoded by the exons ATGTTAGACATTGATATGGAAGTTGAAATTAAGGATGCACAGGTTGCCTGTTTATCAGGAATCATTGATTTACAGAAAACATGCCAACAAGAGAAACTACGTTTTTCGCCGGAGACCAATCAGTATCTTCTGTATCAGACACTCAGAAAACTCGGTCCTTATGTGGCTCAAAAATTGGTGTCTAAAT TGGTGGAGCGTGGTGAAATAACATGGGAAGAGGACGAAGACTGGGAGGTTGAGCAGATTTTGGACCATACAGTTGATGAG GGTACAGACTATTACCTTATCAAATGGAAGAACTGGAGCCATGCTCACAACTCCTGGGAGCCCAAAGACAATCTGGAGTGTGCAGACCTCCTGGAAGAATTTCACTCCGAAGGCAGGCGCATCATGGCTAAACGCAAGCTCATAGACTTGGACAATGTTGGTTATGATTCCAAACGCACCCGTGTAGATGAAATCTTCAGGAAGCTTGAACCAATCCGAAAAACACTGTCTCCACTTCAATTGCTTTCTCTGTCCAGTCCCAAGAAAGGTGGCAAACTTCCTTTGTTTAAGGGGCTGATCACCAGTAATGGTCAGAAACTACCCAAATTACATACACCTGGATTTAGACAGCTTAATCCAAGGACAAAGTTTTACAAACAGAAAAAAGATGAGGTGCGGAAAGCACTGAAAGAGTGGGAGACAAAGTTGAACAAAATCAACAATGACCCTTCTCCTATATTTGTTGAAAATGAAGTAGACTTGGAAGGACCACCTGAGAACTTTGAGTACATCAATGACTACAAACCTGGTGAAGGGATTGATATCCCTGATGACCCGATAATAGGCTGTGAATGTGAAGATTGTGTAGAATGCAAGAAAAAATGTTGTCCAAGTGCCTTCGGCTCAGAGTTCGCATACTACAAATATAAACGGCTACGTATTGCTAGAGGAACACCAATTTATGAATGTAATAAACGATGCAAATGTGGTCCAGAATGTCCAAACCGAGTAGTTCAACAAGGTCGTAAATTCAAGCTCTGTGTATTCCGCACAAGTAATGGCAGGGGATGGGGAGTAAAAACTCTACAGAAAATCAAGAAAGGGTCTTTTGTTGTAGAGTATGTAGGGGAG GTGATCACAAATGAGGAAGCTGAGCGTCGAGGGCGCTACTATGATGCAGTTGGGAGGACATACCTCTTTGATTTGGATTACAATGATGGAGATTGTCCATTTACTGTCGATGCTGGTTACTATGGAAATGTTTCCCATTTCATCAATCACTGC TGTGATCCAAACTTGGAGGTATTTGGTGTGTGGATCAATGCCCTGGATCCCAGACTACCTCGCATTGCACTCTTCTCGAGACGAGACATTGCCAGGGGTGAAGAACTTACCTTTGACTACATGATGACAG GGGATACTACAAACCAGGCACCAACTCTTGAGGATGTGGAAAAGAGTATCGCTGCTGGACTGATGGGACCAATTATGTTGACTGACCCTTCAAAGGATGATTCATTGACCTGTGAAAAAGATACAAATGAAGCTGACAGTGGAAATGTATTAGAAGCAGTTGCCATGGATACTCCTCCAGAGACGCCTATCAGTGGGCAAGGCGACACTGATGATGACACCATGGTAGAGGACTCCTCGAAGAAAATTGATTCCCCGAGAAAGTCCCCACGAAAACTTCCTTCTGAAACAAAATCTCcgctgaaaatgaaaatgtcaccACACACAATCAGCTCCCCTTCTAAGTTGTCACAGACGGCTGACCTGCCTTCAACCTCATTGCAAATAGGAGGTGACACTCAATCAGAAGCTATTTTGCCAGAGAAAAATCCATCCACCATCCAGCATTTGAACAACGTGCTTGGGGCAGAGGGAGATGCAGAACCAAGTGCCAAGTTGCTGCCGAAGTCCATAACAGATCAGTACAGAATAGTGTGTCAGTGTGGTGCCAAGAATTGCAGGAAGTATCTGTTCTAG